The nucleotide window GCTCTGAACCAGCTAAATCAGTAAGAGGATGTTTTAAAAGTTTTTTGGGTCAGATTTTATGCTAACTGCCTCACCATGATTCGTATCATGGCCAGGTAAATAAATGTCTCCGAAGTTTCTGGCCATAACTCATAGTCTCGAACCAATCGACGGTACCCCATGAGCCAGCCAAATGTTCGTTCAACAACCCACCTTTTTTTCAGCAATACGAACCCTTTGGTTTGCTCTGGTCGCAGCACAACCTCCACAATCCACCGACAAACATCCATCACCCACATCAGGAATGGATTACCGTCAAAACCGCCATCGGCCCAAATCGTATGCAGTCGCGATACCCCTTGACCC belongs to Neosynechococcus sphagnicola sy1 and includes:
- a CDS encoding IS5 family transposase yields the protein FMTVDTLGLLLRVLVTAASVPEREGAKQVLQQVKQMGQGVSRLHTIWADGGFDGNPFLMWVMDVCRWIVEVVLRPEQTKGFVLLKKRWVVERTFGWLMGYRRLVRDYELWPETSETFIYLAMIRIMVRQLA